A region from the Chthoniobacterales bacterium genome encodes:
- a CDS encoding glycosyltransferase family 1 protein translates to MPTVIHHQRLPEQGHVSIERLFHGIRKKLSPKWHAQASVSPFPSQGVIPRLRNLKAASKLVADIHHIVGDVHYLAFRLPAKQLVLTIHDCAALERLKGWRRELLRQLWFVGPMKRAAVVTTISETTKNELRQWVGRLADKVVVIPNCVRAEFEPSPKPFNAECPVILQVGTGWNKNAEGVARALIGLSCKLEIVGALSRGQRTVLNASRVDYRELGRISDTELLEAYRRCDLLVFASFYEGFGLPILEAQAIGRPVITSQTSSMPDAAGAGALLVDPADPQSIRTAVIKILSDANLREQLIQAGFKNVERYQTEKVALLYENIYDKIIMANTQPSNKQAT, encoded by the coding sequence TTGCCTACCGTCATCCACCATCAGCGGCTACCCGAGCAGGGGCACGTGAGCATCGAGCGCCTGTTTCATGGTATTCGGAAGAAGCTGTCCCCAAAGTGGCACGCGCAGGCGAGTGTGAGCCCATTTCCGAGCCAGGGAGTAATTCCACGCCTGAGGAATTTGAAAGCCGCGTCCAAGTTGGTGGCCGACATCCATCATATTGTGGGCGATGTGCATTATCTCGCTTTTCGTCTTCCGGCGAAACAACTGGTCCTGACGATTCACGACTGCGCCGCGCTGGAAAGATTGAAAGGCTGGCGGAGAGAATTGCTGCGTCAGCTTTGGTTTGTGGGCCCCATGAAACGTGCCGCTGTAGTGACGACTATTTCTGAGACAACCAAAAATGAGCTGCGCCAGTGGGTGGGCCGACTCGCGGATAAAGTTGTCGTGATTCCTAATTGTGTGCGAGCCGAGTTTGAGCCGTCTCCCAAGCCTTTTAACGCAGAGTGCCCGGTGATTTTACAAGTCGGCACTGGATGGAACAAAAACGCGGAAGGCGTGGCTCGTGCCTTGATTGGTCTATCCTGCAAACTCGAAATCGTGGGCGCACTTAGTCGTGGTCAGCGCACGGTTCTGAATGCCAGCCGGGTGGATTATCGGGAACTTGGACGCATTTCGGACACAGAGCTATTAGAAGCTTATCGGCGGTGTGACCTGCTGGTGTTTGCCTCCTTTTATGAAGGCTTCGGTTTGCCGATTTTAGAGGCCCAGGCGATTGGCCGTCCGGTCATCACCAGCCAGACCAGCTCCATGCCAGATGCGGCTGGCGCTGGAGCGCTGCTCGTGGATCCGGCGGACCCACAGTCGATACGGACAGCCGTGATAAAAATCCTATCCGATGCGAATCTCAGGGAACAACTGATCCAAGCGGGCTTTAAAAACGTAGAACGATATCAAACAGAAAAAGTCGCGCTTCTTTACGAAAATATTTATGATAAAATCATAATGGCAAACACCCAACCTTCGAACAAACAGGCCACTTAG
- the asnB gene encoding asparagine synthase (glutamine-hydrolyzing), which yields MCGIAGFFGSAPAANFADRALRCLATRGPDGSGTWFSPAGDVGLIHTRLAILDLTEASRQPMAFCEKPATHVEDHAKSPGRFWLIFNGEIYNFRELRRSLEAQGETFTTTGDTEVLLRLLIREGVACLPKLAGMFAFAFWNEDTETGLLVRDPLGIKPLYYSQSDDSVAFASECRVLRHGNDAIDPTALRDFFLWGSVPDPETLYQDIRQLSAGHLLRWSRKEITIECWHQITLKAPDPSILSYHFAHRKAARSDFLLAADLTRVALEESISRHLVSDVPVGIFLSGGIDSTILLALTRQTLGPRADIRTFSIGFEDPEFDESELARRTAEHFGATHTEWMMSPEEGAAEVGPFLEAIDQPGIDGFNTWCVSKLAQREGLKVVLSGLGGDELFAGYQSFDQVPRYRTWRKALGPLRHALAAVLDLQEAGSPFRRLSAFFRGHGDWLHAYHVQRGIFTAEEAAELSTQLAGVPAKTNWTVPLLPSDSKDVISLLEITRYMRNQLLRDSDVYSMAHGLELRVPFVDVRLIETLFSLPPKLRLRRGKQLLLDAVPEVPEWVRNQSKRGFRFPFERWMEGQFGDLLDTARDKSPVPLKLWYRTWAVAVAIKSISTVERCCEVGAA from the coding sequence ATGTGCGGCATCGCCGGATTTTTCGGTAGCGCTCCGGCTGCTAATTTTGCAGACCGCGCGTTGCGCTGTCTCGCCACGCGAGGCCCGGATGGCAGTGGCACGTGGTTCAGCCCTGCGGGTGATGTGGGGTTGATTCACACCCGGCTGGCGATTCTGGATCTCACCGAAGCCAGCCGCCAGCCGATGGCCTTTTGTGAGAAACCGGCGACGCATGTGGAGGACCATGCGAAGTCCCCTGGCCGCTTCTGGCTGATCTTCAATGGAGAGATCTATAACTTCCGCGAGCTGCGGCGTTCTCTGGAAGCGCAAGGTGAGACATTTACCACCACGGGAGATACCGAAGTCCTTTTGCGTCTGCTGATTCGGGAAGGCGTGGCCTGCCTGCCGAAGCTGGCTGGAATGTTTGCCTTTGCTTTCTGGAATGAGGACACCGAAACCGGACTCCTGGTCCGCGATCCTTTGGGGATCAAACCTCTCTACTACAGCCAGAGTGACGATTCTGTGGCATTTGCCTCCGAATGCAGAGTGCTGCGCCACGGAAACGATGCGATTGATCCCACTGCCTTGCGGGATTTTTTTCTCTGGGGGAGCGTGCCGGATCCAGAGACGCTCTATCAGGATATCCGCCAGTTATCTGCGGGACACCTGCTCCGGTGGAGTCGGAAAGAAATCACCATTGAATGCTGGCATCAAATCACGTTAAAGGCGCCCGATCCGAGCATTCTTAGCTATCACTTTGCCCACCGCAAGGCAGCTCGTTCAGACTTCTTGCTTGCAGCCGATCTCACCCGCGTGGCCCTCGAGGAAAGTATATCCCGCCATCTGGTGAGCGATGTTCCAGTGGGAATCTTTCTCAGTGGAGGCATTGATTCCACGATATTGCTGGCATTGACCCGCCAAACCTTGGGACCTCGTGCCGACATCAGGACGTTTTCCATTGGATTCGAAGATCCTGAGTTTGACGAATCCGAGTTAGCCCGCCGCACTGCGGAACATTTTGGCGCGACACATACGGAATGGATGATGTCCCCAGAAGAAGGCGCTGCGGAAGTGGGTCCTTTTCTGGAAGCCATCGACCAGCCAGGCATCGACGGCTTCAACACTTGGTGTGTGAGCAAGCTGGCTCAACGAGAGGGATTAAAAGTGGTGCTGTCTGGCCTGGGCGGAGACGAGCTTTTTGCTGGTTATCAGTCTTTCGATCAAGTCCCCCGCTATCGCACTTGGCGCAAAGCTTTGGGCCCCCTCCGTCACGCACTGGCCGCCGTATTGGACTTACAGGAAGCTGGCTCCCCTTTTCGCCGACTTTCAGCTTTCTTTCGTGGCCATGGAGATTGGCTGCACGCGTATCATGTGCAGCGGGGAATTTTCACAGCGGAAGAGGCCGCCGAACTCTCAACGCAACTCGCCGGGGTTCCTGCTAAAACGAACTGGACTGTACCACTACTTCCATCCGACTCCAAGGATGTGATCAGCTTACTGGAAATCACTCGTTATATGCGGAACCAATTGTTGCGAGATAGCGACGTTTATTCCATGGCTCATGGACTGGAGTTGCGCGTGCCTTTTGTGGATGTGCGCTTAATCGAAACACTGTTCTCACTACCGCCAAAACTGCGCCTACGGCGAGGAAAACAACTTTTACTGGATGCTGTGCCCGAGGTTCCAGAGTGGGTTCGCAATCAATCAAAGCGAGGTTTTCGCTTTCCTTTTGAGCGTTGGATGGAAGGCCAATTTGGGGATCTTCTTGACACAGCCCGCGATAAATCTCCCGTTCCGCTGAAACTTTGGTATCGAACTTGGGCTGTGGCAGTCGCGATTAAATCCATCTCCACAGTAGAACGATGCTGCGAGGTGGGCGCTGCCTGA
- a CDS encoding glycosyltransferase — protein sequence MRVLHTVASLRLATGGPARSVPALANALADLGIDSHIWSPEPADGFDTPPRFTAYHGNLATMEKQLGDFDLIHDHGLWLPTNHAVSRMAARFHVPRMVSPRGMLEPWALNHKKWKKKLAWWCYQRRDLASACALHATAESEADQFRNLGLKNPIYVIPNGVEVPEPRIKAHSQSATKTALFLGRIHPKKGLPLLVQAWARVKPEGWKMRVIGPDEDGHRAEVEALVAQHGLANDWQFEGALEGEQKTAAFCEADLFILPTYSENFGIAIAEALAAGVAVITTTGAPWQELVKHRCGWWVPPKIEPLACALKEALLMDEEERQQMGHRGIAWMKEGFTWHSLAIRMLAAYNDNILR from the coding sequence ATGCGCGTGCTTCACACTGTAGCCAGTCTCCGCCTTGCCACGGGTGGACCTGCGCGCTCAGTTCCTGCTCTGGCCAACGCCTTGGCAGATCTCGGCATCGACAGCCACATCTGGTCTCCTGAGCCAGCAGATGGATTTGACACTCCTCCCCGATTTACAGCTTATCATGGAAATTTAGCCACAATGGAAAAACAGCTGGGCGACTTTGATTTGATTCACGACCATGGACTGTGGTTGCCAACGAATCACGCCGTCTCCAGAATGGCCGCCCGTTTCCATGTTCCAAGGATGGTCAGCCCCAGAGGAATGCTCGAGCCATGGGCTCTAAACCATAAGAAATGGAAAAAGAAACTCGCCTGGTGGTGCTATCAACGACGCGATCTGGCTTCCGCATGCGCCCTCCACGCCACAGCGGAAAGCGAGGCAGATCAGTTCCGCAACCTGGGACTTAAAAATCCCATTTACGTTATTCCCAATGGTGTGGAAGTCCCTGAACCTAGGATAAAGGCGCATTCCCAATCAGCCACCAAGACAGCCCTTTTCCTCGGGCGAATTCATCCAAAGAAAGGTCTTCCCCTGCTCGTGCAAGCCTGGGCGCGAGTGAAACCCGAAGGCTGGAAAATGCGGGTGATTGGACCTGATGAAGACGGGCATCGAGCCGAAGTCGAAGCATTGGTGGCTCAGCACGGACTGGCAAACGACTGGCAGTTTGAAGGTGCCCTTGAAGGTGAGCAAAAGACTGCGGCTTTTTGCGAGGCAGATCTTTTCATTCTACCGACCTACAGCGAAAATTTTGGCATTGCCATTGCCGAAGCACTCGCAGCGGGAGTTGCCGTCATCACCACCACTGGGGCCCCTTGGCAGGAACTGGTAAAACACCGCTGCGGATGGTGGGTGCCTCCGAAAATCGAGCCTCTGGCCTGCGCCTTGAAAGAGGCTCTCTTGATGGACGAAGAAGAAAGACAACAAATGGGACACAGAGGAATTGCCTGGATGAAGGAGGGCTTCACTTGGCACAGTCTAGCCATTCGAATGCTAGCCGCATATAATGACAATATTTTACGATGA
- a CDS encoding putative colanic acid biosynthesis acetyltransferase — MPLFRYSPRLLWGWRRQLLRLFGAKVGGNVHIHPTVRIFIPWNLRIGDWSSIGFDALLYNLGTLVIGENVTISQRAHLCGGSHDYRDTSMPLLKLPITIEDNTWICADAFIGPGVVIKRDSVVAARAVVVKNVDTGTIVGGNPALPFSKR; from the coding sequence ATGCCATTATTTCGCTATAGCCCACGTTTGTTATGGGGTTGGCGGCGGCAGCTACTTCGTCTTTTTGGCGCAAAAGTAGGTGGCAATGTACATATTCACCCAACCGTTAGGATTTTCATCCCATGGAATTTACGCATAGGCGATTGGTCTTCTATAGGCTTTGATGCCTTGCTGTATAATTTGGGAACCTTGGTGATCGGCGAAAATGTAACAATTTCGCAACGCGCACATCTTTGCGGGGGCAGCCATGATTATCGCGATACATCGATGCCATTGCTTAAGCTTCCAATTACAATCGAAGATAATACTTGGATTTGTGCAGATGCTTTTATTGGGCCGGGTGTAGTTATTAAGCGAGATTCAGTTGTCGCAGCTCGCGCCGTAGTAGTAAAAAATGTGGATACAGGAACTATAGTCGGCGGCAATCCTGCACTACCGTTTTCCAAACGTTAG
- a CDS encoding glycosyltransferase family 2 protein: MFSILILTKNEECNISACLQSVTWCDDVVVLDSFSTDLTCQIAESFNARTYQHSFDDFGSQRNYALDHIPFKYAWVFHLDADERFNNALTMECERVIIEDRCSAFSVPNRIIFLNRWIKYSTQYPYPQVRLLKVGEVRFIKAGHGQKEDHLLRGVGYIAVPYDHYNFSHGLAAWVQKHNHYSTEEAKSIYENEAGTLLWSDLLSRDSLRRRRALKKLHSQMPLRWLVKFFYLYILRGGFLDYYPGLAYCALQGFYDLLICIKLRELRESGCNR, encoded by the coding sequence ATGTTTTCGATTTTGATTCTAACGAAAAATGAAGAGTGTAATATAAGCGCCTGCTTACAGTCAGTTACATGGTGTGACGATGTGGTGGTGCTAGACTCTTTTAGCACCGATCTCACCTGTCAAATTGCAGAATCATTTAATGCCCGTACTTATCAACACTCGTTTGATGATTTTGGTTCCCAACGCAACTATGCATTAGACCATATCCCCTTTAAATATGCTTGGGTATTCCACCTAGATGCAGATGAGAGATTTAATAATGCATTAACAATGGAATGCGAGCGCGTCATAATTGAAGATCGGTGTAGCGCGTTTTCTGTACCGAATCGGATTATTTTTCTCAATCGATGGATTAAGTATTCTACCCAATATCCCTATCCACAGGTCAGGCTTTTAAAGGTGGGAGAAGTTCGCTTTATCAAGGCAGGTCATGGCCAAAAAGAAGATCATTTATTGAGAGGTGTGGGATACATCGCAGTTCCTTACGACCATTACAATTTTTCTCATGGTTTGGCGGCATGGGTACAGAAGCATAACCACTACTCCACGGAAGAGGCGAAAAGCATTTATGAAAACGAGGCTGGTACACTTTTGTGGTCGGATCTACTTTCGAGAGATTCCCTACGTCGCCGACGTGCTTTGAAAAAGCTTCACTCGCAGATGCCGTTGCGCTGGCTCGTGAAATTTTTCTATCTGTATATCCTTCGAGGTGGATTCTTAGATTATTATCCAGGTTTAGCTTACTGTGCTTTACAAGGATTCTATGATCTCTTGATTTGTATTAAGCTCCGTGAGCTTCGCGAATCAGGTTGTAATCGTTAA
- a CDS encoding glycosyltransferase family 2 protein, translating to MLPVPLSVCIPVRNEGANLPACLEALNGAVDELVVVDSGSTDDTQKIAREFGATVLDFKWNGSFPKKRNWALRNHTFRNPWVLFLDADERVTPAFLNELRETLPGTDHAGFWIYFHNWFMGRPLKHGDVFCKLALFRIGTGEYERFPEDSWSHLDMEVHEYPILEGSVGEIHGRLEHREDRGLAHYIAKHEAYAEWETKRFQWLQTASPEEWAKFTPRQRFKYKHLNDWWLGPLFFLITYFLKRGFLDGKAGGTFARLKCRYFMDIRRKIRTTARG from the coding sequence ATGTTACCCGTCCCGTTATCCGTTTGCATTCCAGTACGTAATGAAGGGGCCAATCTGCCCGCCTGTCTGGAAGCCTTAAACGGAGCGGTCGATGAACTCGTCGTGGTGGATTCCGGCAGCACCGATGACACGCAAAAAATCGCACGAGAGTTTGGCGCGACTGTGCTCGACTTTAAATGGAATGGTAGTTTTCCCAAAAAACGAAATTGGGCTCTGCGAAATCATACGTTCCGAAATCCCTGGGTTCTCTTCCTCGATGCCGATGAACGCGTGACCCCGGCCTTTCTTAACGAATTGCGCGAGACTCTGCCAGGCACGGACCATGCAGGCTTTTGGATCTATTTCCATAACTGGTTTATGGGGCGACCTCTAAAACATGGAGATGTTTTTTGCAAGCTAGCTTTGTTTCGTATTGGCACAGGAGAATACGAGCGATTCCCAGAGGATTCTTGGAGCCATCTGGACATGGAAGTGCACGAATACCCGATCCTTGAGGGCAGCGTTGGAGAAATTCACGGGCGACTGGAACATCGCGAGGATCGCGGTCTGGCACATTACATTGCGAAGCATGAAGCCTACGCGGAGTGGGAGACGAAACGCTTTCAGTGGCTGCAAACCGCCAGCCCGGAGGAGTGGGCAAAATTTACGCCACGCCAAAGATTCAAATACAAGCATCTGAACGATTGGTGGCTGGGGCCTCTTTTTTTCCTGATCACTTACTTTTTGAAGCGTGGCTTTCTCGATGGGAAAGCGGGCGGGACGTTTGCCCGGTTGAAGTGCCGCTATTTCATGGACATCCGGCGCAAAATCAGGACTACGGCTCGTGGGTAA
- a CDS encoding glycosyltransferase family 4 protein: MGKRLLILTRTFPPSPGAVGHLVKELGTTLSEAGFVVTVIAAGAGDGEKDGGLEVVRVGSLPFSRQSHVKRALSYLSLYPAMLWTAARQRRPDVVITTTDPPLQAVLGWLLKIFFGCKLIHWSQDLYPEMAEEAGVIPKNGALARILRWISTAALKRHDQVVSIGRCMSDRLIARGLNPVRITLIENWTDPQWIHPIDQAVNAFWREQNLSGRFVVLYSGNMGMAHSFSEILDAAETLQTSAPDVLFLFIGDGPRRLEVEEESSLRGLSNIRFLPPQPWTTLPESLGAGDVHVVSLRANLSGLVVPSKFYGGMAAGRACLFIGPEKCEIAQLIAAHRTGKVMPPNDPAKLVAAILDYRDDATLLKGDNERARRLGEGATLENAIRQFLELLSKVSPRPSSINVPSQGVDCR, encoded by the coding sequence GTGGGTAAACGCCTCTTGATCCTCACCCGAACGTTTCCGCCGAGTCCGGGAGCGGTGGGCCACCTGGTGAAGGAATTGGGCACAACGTTGAGCGAGGCGGGGTTTGTTGTGACGGTGATTGCGGCTGGTGCGGGAGACGGTGAAAAAGACGGGGGGCTCGAAGTGGTGCGGGTCGGATCGCTGCCGTTTTCGCGTCAAAGTCATGTGAAACGCGCGCTGAGTTATTTGAGTTTGTATCCCGCCATGCTTTGGACGGCGGCGCGCCAGCGACGACCGGATGTGGTGATTACGACAACCGATCCGCCTCTGCAAGCGGTGTTGGGGTGGCTTTTGAAAATCTTCTTCGGTTGCAAACTGATTCACTGGAGTCAGGATTTGTATCCAGAGATGGCGGAGGAAGCAGGGGTGATTCCCAAAAATGGCGCTCTGGCCAGAATACTTCGCTGGATTTCCACCGCTGCTTTGAAGCGGCACGATCAGGTGGTGTCGATCGGACGATGCATGTCGGACCGGCTGATCGCGCGTGGGCTGAACCCGGTGCGAATTACCCTGATCGAAAACTGGACCGACCCGCAGTGGATTCATCCCATTGACCAGGCGGTAAACGCTTTCTGGAGGGAGCAAAATCTGAGTGGCCGCTTCGTGGTGCTCTACTCCGGTAACATGGGAATGGCACATTCGTTTTCCGAAATTCTGGATGCCGCCGAGACGCTACAGACCAGTGCACCCGACGTGCTTTTTCTCTTCATCGGCGACGGCCCGCGTCGATTGGAAGTGGAGGAAGAGTCGAGTTTGCGCGGGCTCAGCAACATTCGATTTTTGCCTCCCCAACCTTGGACCACTCTGCCGGAAAGCTTGGGTGCGGGTGACGTCCATGTCGTCTCCCTGCGGGCGAATCTCAGTGGATTGGTCGTGCCCAGCAAATTTTACGGAGGCATGGCCGCCGGCAGAGCCTGCCTCTTTATTGGCCCCGAAAAGTGTGAGATCGCACAACTGATCGCAGCTCATCGCACGGGCAAAGTGATGCCTCCCAATGATCCCGCGAAGTTGGTCGCAGCGATTCTGGATTATCGGGATGATGCCACTCTGCTCAAGGGGGACAATGAGCGTGCGAGACGGCTTGGCGAAGGAGCGACCCTTGAAAATGCCATCCGGCAATTCCTCGAATTACTTTCCAAGGTCTCTCCCCGCCCTTCTAGCATTAACGTTCCATCACAAGGTGTGGATTGCCGGTGA
- a CDS encoding sugar transferase: MTFLDVASWIVIFRLFMLIRGTTENTSPMAWFASCSIGLMVTIGALYIVGGYNPRRDQRTLIFAAEFILSMLAAAALSFVFIYAMATYSQGIRPSRSVLLSTFLTFPLVALFYRRLIAGWYWSLRKTREFLVIGGGTLAQNFSRAFRKSSSTEKLRFVSDEPDVFSQPIDGEGSPVINRNVLEHVRNISSQVAGIVIAEEPGKISAALTDALLRLHFESVPVYTLESFYETFWQKVPVMALDPVWPLQKGFPLSTDTHYASFKRILDILFALAALTLLAPIFGIVALIIRLESRGSIIFKQERVGWHRRSFMVLKFRTMYEREEEGSLYTQSNDSRITPSGRWLRKLRLDELPQLWNVLIGDMSVIGPRAEWIKCVALYEDYIPSYHFRHLVKPGITGWAQVNYPYGANLEDAIQKLKYDLYYIRHYSLKLDAMIVLKTIHVIFLAKGK; this comes from the coding sequence ATGACTTTCCTCGATGTGGCGAGTTGGATAGTGATCTTCAGGTTGTTCATGCTCATTCGAGGCACTACAGAAAATACATCTCCGATGGCTTGGTTTGCTTCTTGTTCCATCGGATTAATGGTCACCATCGGGGCTCTCTACATTGTCGGAGGCTATAATCCGCGCCGCGACCAGCGGACTTTGATCTTTGCCGCAGAATTTATTCTTTCGATGCTGGCAGCGGCAGCACTGTCCTTTGTTTTTATTTACGCCATGGCGACCTACAGCCAGGGCATTCGCCCGAGTCGTAGCGTTCTGCTGTCCACTTTTCTCACCTTTCCTTTGGTGGCTCTATTCTACAGACGGCTGATCGCCGGCTGGTATTGGAGCCTGCGCAAAACTCGTGAGTTTCTGGTCATTGGTGGCGGAACGCTGGCCCAAAATTTCAGCCGGGCATTTCGGAAATCTTCGTCTACAGAGAAACTGCGTTTTGTCAGTGATGAGCCCGATGTCTTTTCCCAGCCAATCGATGGGGAGGGATCGCCCGTAATCAACCGCAACGTCCTCGAGCATGTGCGGAATATCAGCAGTCAAGTCGCTGGCATCGTCATCGCAGAAGAACCAGGAAAAATCAGTGCAGCTCTAACCGACGCCCTGCTGCGGCTGCACTTTGAGAGTGTGCCGGTTTACACGTTGGAATCTTTCTACGAAACATTCTGGCAGAAGGTTCCCGTAATGGCTTTAGACCCTGTCTGGCCATTGCAAAAGGGATTTCCGTTATCCACCGATACGCATTATGCCAGTTTCAAGCGGATTTTGGACATTCTCTTTGCTTTAGCGGCGCTGACTCTTTTGGCACCAATCTTTGGCATTGTTGCGCTGATCATTCGTCTGGAAAGTCGTGGGTCTATTATATTCAAGCAGGAACGCGTGGGCTGGCACCGGCGCTCTTTTATGGTCCTCAAGTTCCGCACTATGTATGAACGGGAAGAAGAAGGTAGCCTCTATACTCAATCGAATGACAGTCGCATCACTCCCTCAGGGCGCTGGCTGCGCAAGCTGCGGCTGGATGAGTTGCCCCAGCTCTGGAACGTCCTTATCGGTGATATGAGCGTAATTGGCCCCCGAGCCGAATGGATTAAATGTGTGGCTCTCTACGAGGATTACATTCCCTCCTACCACTTCCGGCACTTGGTTAAACCCGGCATCACAGGCTGGGCTCAGGTCAATTATCCATATGGTGCCAATCTGGAAGATGCCATCCAGAAGCTGAAATATGACCTCTATTATATCAGGCACTATTCCTTGAAGCTAGACGCCATGATTGTGCTTAAAACAATTCATGTCATCTTCCTGGCCAAGGGAAAGTAG
- a CDS encoding PEP-CTERM sorting domain-containing protein, with protein sequence MTKKNHSFKILGLISAICLVGSLSTGFGALGYTTNFDGLTSNLSLSFQDGWLTNDEDTGITTSGGSSIGQSEFVKQISGYSSYVGDKVVSLGGLLQPDVVPGQNSVSLYRPFDITVGNGGNGSLYFTTNYAITDSAAPYSTRDTFAFTFTNAAGARVAAIRFAPAVTNLGIYLDKYLPGDILASSTITPSGLFQPYNTSPLFKLEVTIDMAGILNAAITDSTGTKSAIFTNEATASGILTENIQRVAATYNVTDTTSDNGGKVNAGSNSLILNNYSVIPEPSTVGLSIIAGLGGAAMMFRRRKAA encoded by the coding sequence ATGACAAAGAAAAATCATTCTTTCAAAATTCTCGGGTTAATTTCAGCAATCTGTCTGGTTGGCTCCCTGTCAACTGGTTTTGGAGCTCTCGGTTATACGACTAATTTCGATGGCTTAACAAGTAATTTATCGTTATCATTCCAAGATGGGTGGTTAACCAATGATGAGGATACTGGGATTACAACGAGTGGGGGGAGTTCGATCGGGCAGTCGGAATTTGTTAAGCAAATTTCTGGATATTCTTCTTACGTCGGCGACAAAGTGGTTTCTCTGGGTGGACTTCTCCAGCCAGATGTGGTTCCGGGGCAGAATTCCGTCAGTCTTTATCGTCCATTTGATATTACGGTAGGGAATGGTGGTAATGGCAGCCTTTACTTCACTACGAATTACGCGATCACCGATTCTGCGGCTCCCTATTCCACCCGCGATACCTTCGCCTTCACGTTTACAAATGCCGCAGGTGCTCGCGTCGCGGCCATTCGTTTTGCTCCGGCTGTCACCAACTTAGGAATTTATTTGGACAAATATCTCCCCGGTGACATTTTGGCTAGTTCCACCATTACCCCGTCCGGCCTTTTTCAGCCCTATAATACATCCCCGCTTTTCAAGCTTGAGGTCACCATTGATATGGCCGGTATTTTGAATGCCGCGATTACGGATAGCACTGGTACGAAGTCAGCTATTTTTACTAACGAAGCTACAGCTTCTGGAATTTTGACTGAAAATATTCAACGGGTGGCTGCCACTTACAATGTTACAGATACTACTTCTGACAATGGAGGTAAGGTTAATGCTGGGTCCAATAGTCTGATTTTGAATAATTATAGCGTAATTCCTGAGCCTTCCACAGTTGGTTTGTCGATCATCGCTGGCCTAGGTGGTGCGGCAATGATGTTCCGCCGCCGCAAGGCAGCGTAA